In Mytilus edulis chromosome 13, xbMytEdul2.2, whole genome shotgun sequence, a single window of DNA contains:
- the LOC139501861 gene encoding uncharacterized protein, whose translation MENKPIKEETFTHDQASVKNNLPVAVTLRKQINIKMSENKSQFINSCIKTGNTLVFTDHYNKRLIICNTDGTDIDYISLSYKPRYITEIDSNTVAVSCSNNTILIINISTRSVTSTINTSGSCWGLSYNDNNLYVVIDRSIIHVMNLTGKVIRTIPIPTDRIYDITVDRDRLVCIHLTSIYCCSLDGKLMWKFKKDEIQDLRCVTTDDEGNVYVTDYKTHTVIVVSDDGKQHRELLTKSDGLDKPWGIYFDKKENILLVSNPYDGKAFLFDVRKKP comes from the coding sequence aaaataaaccAATTAAAGAAGAAACATTCACCCATGATCAAGCATCCGTCAAAAACAACCTTCCTGTTGCTGTCACTTTACGTAAACAGATAAATATAAAGATGTCAGAGAATAAAAGTCAGTTCATTAATAGTTGTATAAAAACAGGCAATACATTAGTGTTTACCGACCATTATAATAAACGACTTATTATTTGTAATACAGACGGTACTGATATCGATTACATTTCTCTGTCCTATAAACCACGTTATATAACAGAGATAGATAGTAACACTGTAGCAGTATCCTGTAGTAACAATACCATATTGATAATAAATATATCTACACGTTCTGTCACCAGTACAATCAACACCAGTGGTTCCTGCTGGGGACTATCATATAATGATAATAACCTGTACGTTGTTATTGATAGGAGTATAATACATGTGATGAACCTGACAGGTAAAGTAATACGTACTATACCGATACCTACAGACCGTATCTACGACATTACAGTAGACAGAGACAGGTTAGTCTGTATACACTTGACATCAATATACTGCTGCTCGTTAGATGGTAAACTAATGTGGAAATTTAAAAAGGATGAAATTCAAGATTTACGTTGTGTTACAACAGATGATGAAGGGAATGTCTATGTGACTGATTATAAGACACACACTGTAATAGTTGTATCAGATGATGGTAAACAACATAGAGAACTTCTAACTAAATCAGATGGATTGGATAAACCGTGGggaatttattttgacaaaaaagaaaacattctGCTTGTTAGTAATCCATATGACGGGAAGGCATTTCTTTTTGATGTGAGAAAGAAACCATGA